The Hyphomicrobiales bacterium genome has a window encoding:
- a CDS encoding conserved hypothetical protein (Evidence 4 : Unknown function but conserved in other organisms): MMNLFDIMQSAQNGRAVPNLAQQYGLSMQQTQAALDALLPAFSMGLRRQTQDPFAFGGLAQMMTASPYARFFEAAGAGIPSGAQSAGNDVLSQLFGSTEVSRAIAAQAAATSGVNQAILKQMLPVIAAMLMGGLSKSSSNEGLGGILGQFAEMMRGQMPGMQPAPQPQMPANPFEAILKGMFGQAGAAPQAAPQANPADPFGGALGQILGGMFGGAAASAPEPAPAPKPRSASPRRAAPPPEPEADEPPPSPGASGPGSIGLDALNQMFEHGRQIQDDHQNALKSILDAMLGGGQSRR, encoded by the coding sequence ATGATGAATCTGTTCGATATCATGCAATCGGCACAAAACGGCCGGGCCGTGCCGAATCTCGCCCAGCAATACGGCTTGAGCATGCAGCAGACGCAGGCCGCGCTGGATGCGCTGCTGCCGGCCTTCTCGATGGGGCTGCGGCGGCAGACGCAGGATCCCTTCGCCTTTGGAGGCCTGGCCCAGATGATGACGGCCTCGCCCTATGCGCGCTTCTTCGAAGCGGCCGGGGCCGGCATTCCCTCGGGCGCCCAGTCGGCCGGCAACGACGTGCTGAGCCAGCTCTTCGGCTCGACGGAGGTCAGCCGGGCCATCGCCGCACAGGCGGCGGCGACGAGCGGCGTCAACCAGGCGATCCTCAAGCAGATGCTGCCGGTCATCGCCGCGATGCTGATGGGCGGCCTGTCCAAATCGAGCAGCAATGAGGGGCTGGGCGGCATCCTCGGCCAGTTCGCGGAGATGATGCGCGGCCAGATGCCGGGGATGCAGCCTGCCCCGCAGCCGCAGATGCCGGCAAACCCGTTCGAGGCCATCCTGAAAGGCATGTTCGGGCAGGCGGGAGCCGCGCCGCAGGCCGCTCCGCAAGCCAACCCGGCCGATCCGTTCGGCGGCGCGCTCGGCCAGATCCTCGGCGGCATGTTCGGCGGCGCAGCCGCGTCCGCACCGGAGCCTGCGCCCGCACCCAAGCCGCGGAGCGCTTCACCGCGGCGCGCTGCCCCCCCGCCCGAGCCGGAGGCCGACGAGCCGCCGCCCTCGCCCGGCGCATCCGGGCCCGGTTCGATCGGATTGGACGCGCTCAACCAGATGTTCGAGCACGGTCGCCAGATTCAGGACGACCACCAGAACGCGCTGAAATCGATCCTCGACGCCATGCTCGGTGGCGGCCAGAGCCGGCGGTAA
- a CDS encoding hypothetical protein (Evidence 5 : Unknown function) yields MLPPFFILAACWLEWTPERSGFEPIDCHSGAHRRCEPGTHDWVGHRVLGCRGARPVVGSGFFADTKSRNDKGCRPAPIL; encoded by the coding sequence GTGCTTCCGCCCTTTTTTATTTTGGCTGCTTGCTGGCTTGAGTGGACTCCTGAGCGCAGCGGTTTCGAGCCAATCGATTGTCATTCCGGGGCGCACCGCAGGTGCGAACCCGGAACCCACGACTGGGTGGGGCATCGGGTGCTCGGTTGCAGGGGGGCTCGCCCAGTCGTGGGTTCCGGGTTCTTCGCTGACACGAAGTCCCGGAATGACAAGGGGTGCCGACCAGCACCGATCCTCTAA
- a CDS encoding conserved hypothetical protein (Evidence 4 : Unknown function but conserved in other organisms), giving the protein MLIMTFVAKPLSTISSGVTRIAVSGFGGIAQLVRAFIHRREVMRLAELDERGLKDIGLVRSDIAGALATSWYKDPSAVLQDRSQALTDAAAARREHALLHAPVRPKPATDADLAVARCA; this is encoded by the coding sequence ATGCTGATCATGACTTTTGTCGCGAAGCCGCTCTCGACCATCTCGTCGGGTGTGACGCGCATTGCCGTTTCCGGTTTCGGTGGAATTGCCCAACTCGTGCGCGCTTTCATTCATCGCCGCGAGGTGATGCGCCTCGCCGAGCTCGATGAGCGTGGCCTCAAAGATATCGGCCTGGTGCGCTCCGATATCGCCGGCGCGCTGGCGACATCCTGGTACAAGGACCCGTCGGCCGTGCTTCAGGATCGTTCGCAGGCGCTGACCGATGCCGCAGCCGCGCGGCGCGAGCACGCCCTGCTCCATGCGCCGGTCCGGCCCAAGCCGGCCACCGATGCCGATCTGGCGGTTGCACGCTGCGCCTGA
- the dgdR gene encoding HTH-type transcriptional regulator DgdR, with translation MAHVLDADQLKTFVAIADTGSFTRAAEIVFKTQSAVSMQMKRLEERVGRPLFGRDGRHAKLTEDGERLLDYARRIVRLNLECVASFADADLKGRIRLGVPDDYADRYLPEILARFAHSNPRAEVTVVCEPTPMLAERIATGDIDLAIITHVESRGQGEIIRIEPLLWVTSARHGVHEEDPLPLALGRPTCNWRQAAVDALESKGRRFRVLYASWNSTAVGAAVLAGLAVSVLPESAVRPGMRILGPSEGYATLPSCKIGLLRTRFDPSVLSNALAEHIIQSLDNLASFKVAAE, from the coding sequence ATGGCTCATGTGCTCGATGCCGATCAGCTCAAGACCTTCGTCGCCATCGCCGATACCGGCTCCTTCACCCGCGCGGCCGAGATCGTCTTCAAGACGCAATCGGCCGTCTCCATGCAGATGAAGCGGCTGGAGGAGCGCGTCGGCCGCCCCCTGTTCGGGCGCGACGGCCGCCACGCCAAGCTGACGGAGGACGGCGAGCGCCTGCTCGACTATGCGCGCCGCATCGTCCGGCTGAACCTCGAATGCGTCGCCTCCTTCGCCGATGCGGATCTCAAGGGCCGCATCCGCCTCGGCGTGCCTGACGATTACGCCGACCGCTACCTGCCGGAGATCCTGGCCCGCTTCGCCCATTCCAATCCGCGCGCCGAGGTCACGGTGGTCTGCGAGCCGACGCCGATGCTGGCCGAGCGGATCGCGACCGGGGACATCGACCTCGCGATCATCACCCATGTCGAAAGCCGCGGCCAGGGCGAGATCATCCGGATCGAGCCCCTGCTCTGGGTCACCTCGGCCCGCCATGGCGTGCACGAGGAGGACCCGCTGCCGCTGGCGCTCGGCCGGCCGACCTGCAACTGGCGCCAGGCGGCGGTCGACGCGCTGGAGTCGAAGGGCCGCCGTTTCCGCGTGCTCTATGCGAGTTGGAATTCGACGGCCGTGGGCGCGGCGGTGCTGGCGGGACTGGCCGTCTCCGTCCTGCCGGAAAGCGCGGTGCGGCCGGGGATGCGCATCCTCGGGCCGTCGGAGGGATACGCAACCTTGCCCTCCTGCAAGATCGGGCTGCTGCGGACGCGCTTCGACCCCTCGGTCCTGTCGAATGCGCTGGCCGAGCACATCATCCAGAGCCTGGACAACCTGGCGAGCTTCAAGGTGGCGGCGGAATAG
- a CDS encoding Flp family type IVb pilin has product MKQIAASLAGLLRDERGATAIEYAFIASLVSIVIVSAVTLIGTRLSALTALVLPGLK; this is encoded by the coding sequence ATGAAGCAGATCGCCGCCAGCCTTGCCGGACTTCTTCGCGACGAGCGCGGCGCCACCGCGATCGAATACGCCTTCATCGCGAGCCTGGTGTCGATCGTGATCGTCAGCGCCGTGACGCTGATCGGCACGCGCCTCAGCGCATTGACCGCGCTGGTCCTCCCCGGGCTGAAGTAG
- a CDS encoding Glutamate--cysteine ligase has product MARDVSDSTPIASKSELISWIAAGEKPEFAFRIGTEHEKFPFYRADFAPVPYEGRAGAGGIRALLEGMQQRLGWEPIVDAGHIIGLAGPDGGGAISLEPGGQFELSGAPLATLHETQRELAAHLADVKAVAAPHGIGFAALGASPLWTRAETPVMPKGRYKIMANYMPKVGTLGLDMMFRTCTVQVNLDFATEADMVRKLRVSLALQPLATALFASSPFLERKLNGFQSMRSEIWRDTDNERSGMLAFAFDEGMSYEGYVDWALDVPMYFVKRGDTYHDVAGASFRDLLAGKLPQLPGEHATMSDWANHLSTLFPEVRLKRFLEMRGADAGPPDLLNALPAFWVGLLYDRAALDAAWDLVKGWSAQERQALRDAVPKQGLAATIAGRPLGEVAAEVVELSRAGLARRARRNAAGEDESIFLAPLHEIVARRQNLAQRLEERFSSAWNGKVEPVLTELEL; this is encoded by the coding sequence ATGGCTCGCGACGTGTCCGATTCGACCCCGATCGCTTCGAAGAGCGAGCTGATCTCCTGGATCGCTGCCGGCGAAAAACCGGAATTCGCCTTCCGGATCGGTACCGAGCACGAGAAATTCCCGTTCTACCGCGCCGATTTCGCGCCGGTTCCCTATGAGGGGCGCGCCGGCGCGGGCGGCATCCGCGCCTTGCTCGAAGGCATGCAGCAACGCCTCGGCTGGGAGCCGATCGTCGACGCCGGCCACATCATCGGCCTTGCCGGCCCGGATGGCGGCGGCGCGATCTCGCTGGAGCCGGGCGGGCAGTTCGAATTGTCGGGGGCGCCGCTGGCCACGTTGCACGAGACGCAGCGGGAACTCGCCGCCCATCTCGCCGATGTGAAGGCGGTTGCCGCGCCGCATGGCATCGGCTTCGCGGCGCTGGGCGCCTCGCCCCTGTGGACGCGGGCCGAGACGCCGGTGATGCCCAAGGGCCGCTACAAGATCATGGCCAACTACATGCCCAAGGTCGGTACGCTCGGCCTCGACATGATGTTCCGGACCTGTACGGTTCAGGTCAATCTCGACTTCGCGACCGAGGCGGACATGGTACGCAAGCTCCGGGTCTCGCTCGCCCTGCAGCCGCTGGCGACCGCGCTCTTCGCCTCCTCGCCCTTCCTGGAGCGCAAGCTCAACGGCTTCCAGTCGATGCGCTCCGAGATCTGGCGCGACACCGACAATGAGCGCTCGGGCATGCTCGCCTTCGCCTTCGACGAAGGCATGTCCTACGAGGGTTATGTCGACTGGGCGCTCGACGTGCCGATGTATTTCGTCAAGCGCGGCGACACTTATCACGACGTCGCCGGCGCCTCCTTCCGCGACCTGCTCGCCGGCAAGCTCCCGCAGCTGCCCGGCGAGCACGCCACCATGTCGGACTGGGCCAACCATCTTTCGACCCTGTTCCCTGAGGTCCGTCTCAAGCGCTTCCTCGAGATGCGCGGCGCCGATGCCGGCCCGCCGGATCTGCTGAACGCGCTGCCGGCCTTCTGGGTCGGGCTGCTCTATGACCGCGCCGCGCTCGATGCCGCCTGGGATCTGGTCAAGGGCTGGAGCGCGCAGGAGCGGCAGGCTCTGCGCGATGCGGTTCCGAAGCAGGGCCTCGCGGCGACGATTGCCGGGCGCCCGCTCGGCGAGGTCGCGGCCGAGGTCGTGGAATTGTCGCGGGCGGGCCTTGCGCGGCGCGCGCGCCGGAACGCGGCGGGCGAGGATGAGAGCATCTTCCTCGCGCCGCTGCATGAGATCGTGGCGCGTCGGCAGAATCTCGCCCAACGGCTCGAAGAGCGTTTCAGCTCCGCCTGGAACGGCAAGGTCGAGCCGGTGCTGACCGAACTGGAGCTTTAG
- a CDS encoding Ribosomal RNA small subunit methyltransferase E, which yields MSVPDFARHRLFIDHGFASGAMLPLEREQANYLLNVLRFKANDTVLVFNGRDGEWLASVVPEGRKQAALSLLRQVKPQPAASDLHYLFAPLKHARLDYMAQKAVEMGAGLLQPVITRRTQVSRLNLDRMRANAVEAAEQCGILSLPLIEAEKPLEAALAGLAAERLLIFCDEGADAASPVAALAARAPVPLAVLIGPEGGFDDAERRLIRARANTLPISLGPRILRADTAAVAALALVQATLGDWMSR from the coding sequence ATGTCCGTTCCCGATTTCGCCCGCCACCGCCTGTTTATCGATCATGGTTTCGCGTCCGGGGCGATGCTCCCGCTGGAACGGGAGCAGGCGAACTATCTCCTCAATGTCCTGCGCTTCAAGGCGAACGACACCGTCCTCGTCTTCAACGGACGCGATGGCGAGTGGCTGGCGAGCGTCGTGCCCGAGGGGCGCAAGCAGGCGGCGCTCTCGCTCCTCCGCCAGGTCAAGCCGCAGCCGGCGGCGAGCGACCTGCATTATCTGTTCGCGCCGCTGAAGCATGCCCGCCTCGACTACATGGCGCAGAAGGCCGTCGAGATGGGGGCAGGCCTGCTGCAGCCGGTGATCACCCGGCGCACCCAGGTCTCACGGCTCAACCTCGACCGCATGCGGGCGAATGCGGTGGAGGCGGCGGAGCAATGCGGCATCCTGAGCCTGCCGTTGATCGAGGCCGAAAAGCCGCTGGAAGCGGCGCTTGCGGGGCTGGCGGCCGAACGCTTGCTGATCTTTTGCGATGAGGGGGCCGACGCAGCGAGTCCCGTCGCGGCGCTGGCAGCGCGCGCGCCTGTGCCGCTCGCGGTCCTGATCGGGCCGGAGGGCGGCTTCGACGACGCCGAGCGGCGGCTGATCCGGGCGCGCGCCAATACCCTGCCGATCTCGCTCGGCCCGCGCATCCTGCGCGCCGATACGGCGGCGGTCGCCGCGCTTGCGCTGGTGCAGGCGACGCTGGGCGACTGGATGAGCCGCTGA
- a CDS encoding conserved exported hypothetical protein (Evidence 4 : Unknown function but conserved in other organisms), whose product MRRGLASGVVATLGLAMASLLAAAPAQAQVSGCESIQKLLVERQSIVSKLQAAQKAKKKMTPQEACSTFGRLVNNGEAAIKFATANQDWCQIPPTFIDGMKADNQKVVTFRSQACNAVKQQAEMIRRAQKQAQGANPFGGADSVTSGAGGGLRVPQGAL is encoded by the coding sequence ATGCGGCGCGGGTTGGCATCTGGCGTGGTTGCGACGCTCGGCCTTGCCATGGCTTCGCTCCTGGCTGCCGCGCCTGCCCAGGCTCAGGTCTCCGGCTGCGAATCGATCCAGAAGCTCCTCGTCGAGCGCCAGTCGATCGTCTCCAAGCTCCAGGCCGCCCAGAAGGCGAAGAAGAAGATGACGCCGCAGGAGGCCTGCAGCACCTTCGGGCGACTGGTCAACAATGGCGAGGCCGCGATCAAGTTCGCCACCGCCAATCAGGATTGGTGCCAGATTCCGCCAACCTTCATCGACGGCATGAAGGCCGACAACCAGAAGGTCGTCACCTTTCGCTCCCAGGCCTGCAACGCCGTGAAGCAGCAGGCCGAGATGATCCGGCGCGCGCAGAAGCAGGCGCAAGGCGCCAATCCGTTCGGTGGGGCCGATTCCGTGACGAGCGGCGCCGGCGGCGGCCTGCGCGTTCCGCAAGGCGCGCTCTGA
- the ubiA gene encoding 4-hydroxybenzoate octaprenyltransferase, translating to MPEPRTPLHAFPGPDTVLPDALKGHWVDTRAPRAIRPFLKLARIERPIGWWLLLLPCWWATGLAAIAAGQPYPNPWHGLLFLIGAILMRGAGCTFNDIVDRKLDAEVARTRGRPLPSGQVTVKAAALFMVAQSLGGLAVLLQFNRFTILLGIASLLIVAIYPFMKRITNMPQFVLGLAFSWGGLMGWSAVFGRLDPPAYLIYAAAIAWTVGYDTIYAMQDIEDDVIAGIKSSARYFGNHTREAVAICFGLAVSLTAIAIWLAGGGVFAWLGLAAFAAHLGRQVTRIAGASAPQALMLFRSNRNAGLLLAAGLALDTISRSILG from the coding sequence ATGCCGGAGCCACGGACACCGCTCCACGCTTTTCCCGGACCCGACACCGTCCTTCCCGATGCGCTGAAAGGGCATTGGGTCGATACGCGCGCGCCGCGGGCGATACGGCCCTTTCTGAAACTGGCCCGCATCGAACGGCCGATCGGCTGGTGGCTGCTGCTGCTGCCGTGCTGGTGGGCGACCGGGCTCGCCGCGATCGCCGCCGGTCAGCCCTACCCCAATCCCTGGCACGGCCTGCTCTTCCTGATCGGCGCGATCCTGATGCGCGGCGCCGGCTGCACCTTCAACGACATCGTCGACCGCAAGCTCGATGCCGAGGTGGCGCGCACGCGCGGCCGGCCGCTGCCCTCGGGACAGGTGACGGTCAAGGCGGCTGCGTTGTTCATGGTCGCCCAGTCGCTCGGCGGGCTCGCCGTGCTCCTGCAGTTCAACCGCTTCACGATCCTGCTCGGCATCGCCTCGCTCCTGATCGTCGCGATCTATCCCTTCATGAAGCGGATCACGAACATGCCCCAGTTCGTGCTCGGGCTCGCCTTTTCCTGGGGTGGCCTGATGGGGTGGAGCGCCGTGTTCGGACGGCTCGATCCGCCGGCCTATCTGATCTATGCGGCGGCCATCGCCTGGACGGTCGGCTACGACACGATCTACGCGATGCAGGATATCGAAGACGACGTCATCGCCGGCATCAAGTCGAGCGCGCGCTATTTCGGCAACCATACGCGCGAGGCGGTGGCGATCTGCTTCGGGCTGGCGGTCTCGCTGACGGCGATCGCGATCTGGCTCGCCGGCGGCGGGGTCTTCGCCTGGCTGGGTCTTGCGGCCTTCGCGGCCCATCTCGGCCGACAGGTCACGCGCATCGCCGGGGCGAGCGCACCGCAGGCCCTGATGCTATTCCGCTCGAACCGGAATGCCGGGCTCCTGCTGGCCGCCGGCCTGGCGCTCGACACGATCAGCCGGTCGATCCTGGGTTAA
- a CDS encoding conserved hypothetical protein (Evidence 4 : Unknown function but conserved in other organisms), with product MASVTPVAGEGGFVPHLPGGPTTTAIVSRNPMPDRLAVPAIERVASVRILRGTANWRGVALRLANPAGDDRCFELALTAGDGRSIVVACADESDAVALWRDFGRSSGLPLLLETADGAVSEPFPQIGRVALGPVRIRRRHGLLNGRRPRFLTRRKTGRVAELPVMVCGEKLTD from the coding sequence ATGGCCAGCGTCACGCCGGTCGCCGGGGAGGGCGGTTTTGTGCCGCATCTCCCCGGCGGGCCGACCACCACCGCGATCGTTTCCAGAAACCCGATGCCGGACCGGCTGGCGGTGCCCGCGATCGAGCGCGTCGCATCCGTCCGCATTCTGCGCGGCACGGCGAATTGGCGTGGGGTTGCCCTGCGCCTCGCCAACCCTGCGGGCGATGACAGGTGCTTCGAACTGGCGCTGACCGCTGGCGATGGCCGTTCCATCGTGGTCGCCTGCGCCGACGAGAGCGACGCCGTGGCGCTCTGGCGCGACTTCGGCCGGTCGAGCGGCTTGCCGCTGCTGCTGGAGACGGCCGACGGCGCGGTCAGCGAACCGTTCCCGCAGATCGGCCGCGTCGCGCTCGGGCCGGTGCGCATCCGGCGCCGCCACGGGCTGCTCAATGGCCGTCGCCCGCGCTTCCTGACGCGCCGCAAGACCGGCCGCGTCGCCGAGCTGCCGGTGATGGTCTGCGGCGAGAAGCTGACCGATTAA
- a CDS encoding Inositol monophosphatase family protein — MTSPIATELMKAVCESCLEAGTLALDLFRPGEQTAARTWAKSGGSPVTEADIGVDTFLRIRLSALLPEAAWLSEETVDDAQRLSHRLVWVVDPIDGTRAYMSGSPDWAVCVALLDAGQPVLGVVHAPACETTYTAVSGGGAQCSGKTIRASRTTSLAGARIAGPKPMLDTLSQSERFEAVPKIPSLALRLTRIADGTIDAGLVSPDARDWDLAAADLVLSEAGGCLSDAAGQAVVYNRPNPVHGTLVASNGLLAAPLLQAAERLRAGRKQPV, encoded by the coding sequence ATGACGTCCCCGATCGCGACCGAGCTGATGAAGGCGGTCTGCGAAAGCTGCCTGGAAGCCGGCACTCTCGCACTCGACCTCTTCCGCCCGGGCGAGCAGACCGCGGCACGCACCTGGGCGAAGAGTGGCGGCTCGCCGGTCACCGAGGCGGATATCGGCGTCGACACCTTCCTGCGCATCCGCCTTTCCGCCCTGCTGCCCGAAGCCGCATGGCTCTCCGAGGAGACCGTCGACGATGCGCAGCGCCTGTCGCATCGCCTCGTCTGGGTCGTCGATCCGATCGACGGCACGCGCGCCTATATGAGCGGCTCGCCGGACTGGGCCGTCTGCGTCGCCCTGCTCGATGCCGGCCAGCCGGTTCTCGGCGTCGTCCACGCACCGGCCTGCGAAACCACTTATACCGCTGTTAGCGGCGGCGGCGCCCAGTGCAGCGGCAAGACCATCCGCGCCTCGCGGACGACGAGCCTTGCCGGGGCGCGGATCGCCGGTCCGAAGCCGATGCTCGACACGTTGTCGCAGAGCGAGCGCTTCGAGGCCGTCCCCAAGATTCCGTCTCTGGCGCTCAGGCTGACCCGCATCGCGGACGGCACGATCGACGCCGGTCTCGTTTCGCCCGATGCGCGCGACTGGGATCTGGCGGCTGCCGATCTGGTGCTGAGCGAAGCCGGCGGGTGCCTCAGCGATGCCGCCGGACAGGCCGTCGTCTATAATCGGCCGAATCCCGTCCACGGGACGCTGGTGGCCAGCAACGGCCTGCTCGCGGCCCCGCTCTTGCAAGCCGCCGAGCGGCTGCGCGCAGGGCGCAAGCAGCCCGTCTGA
- a CDS encoding conserved hypothetical protein (Evidence 4 : Unknown function but conserved in other organisms), with protein MSTEPDQKQLLHLVLGGELASLDGVTFKDLSKLDIVGVFPNYASAHMAWKAKAQQTVDQAQTRYFIVHLHRLLDPDATAA; from the coding sequence ATGTCCACCGAACCGGATCAGAAGCAGCTTCTCCACCTCGTCCTCGGCGGTGAGCTCGCATCCCTCGACGGCGTCACCTTCAAGGACCTGTCGAAGCTCGACATCGTCGGGGTTTTCCCGAACTACGCCAGCGCCCATATGGCCTGGAAAGCCAAGGCCCAGCAGACGGTCGACCAGGCGCAGACACGCTATTTCATCGTGCATCTCCACCGCCTTCTCGACCCGGACGCCACCGCGGCCTGA
- a CDS encoding conserved hypothetical protein (Evidence 4 : Unknown function but conserved in other organisms) produces MGFSILKTRVAQETLGRLLAGYLRLVQRTNKIVFEPADIYDRIRPELPLIFAMWHGQHIMIPFARPDWMPACSLVSRHGDGGFNAVALRELGIGAIRGSGALGKKIREKGGASAFIAMLRRLAAGETMVLTADVPKRARVAGPGIIALARASGRPIRAVAVVTSRRIDFNSWDRASIGLPFGRCAIVVGEPILVARDADEAAQEAARLALQASLDDVHARGYALVGGRDPGAGLRERQQPAGAPA; encoded by the coding sequence ATGGGATTCTCCATCCTCAAGACGCGCGTGGCGCAGGAAACGCTCGGCCGATTGCTGGCCGGCTATCTGCGCCTCGTGCAACGCACCAACAAAATCGTGTTCGAGCCGGCCGACATCTACGATCGGATCCGGCCGGAGCTGCCGCTCATCTTCGCGATGTGGCACGGCCAGCACATCATGATCCCCTTCGCCCGGCCCGACTGGATGCCCGCCTGCTCGCTGGTCTCGCGCCATGGCGACGGCGGCTTCAACGCCGTGGCGCTGCGCGAGCTCGGCATCGGAGCGATCCGCGGCTCCGGCGCGCTGGGCAAGAAGATCCGCGAGAAGGGCGGCGCCAGCGCCTTCATCGCCATGCTGCGCCGTCTCGCGGCGGGCGAGACCATGGTACTGACGGCCGACGTGCCCAAGCGCGCCCGCGTCGCCGGCCCCGGCATCATCGCGCTCGCGCGCGCTTCGGGCCGCCCGATCCGCGCCGTTGCCGTGGTCACCAGCCGCCGCATCGATTTCAACAGCTGGGACCGGGCCTCGATCGGCCTACCCTTCGGCCGCTGCGCCATCGTCGTCGGCGAGCCGATCCTGGTCGCGCGCGATGCCGACGAGGCCGCCCAGGAAGCGGCGCGCCTCGCGCTGCAGGCCAGCCTCGACGACGTCCATGCCCGCGGCTACGCGCTCGTCGGCGGGCGCGACCCGGGCGCAGGCCTGCGCGAACGGCAGCAGCCGGCAGGAGCACCGGCATGA
- a CDS encoding 3-deoxy-D-manno-octulosonic acid transferase has translation MSGKGAFLRSYRYATALLEPAAAGLLLLRRRRGKEDPERVSERRGYPGVKRPNKPLVWLHGASVGETVTLLPLIAKLQKRGLAVLVTSGTVTSAKLLAARLPAGVIHQYLPLDVPRYMRRFMDHWQPELCLICESEIWPNLLIEAHRRSIPVVMVNGRMSERSFARWYKMPKTSRFLLSCFEACLAQSQGDAERLAQLGAPRVSVAGNLKFDVPAPPADPGMLAILDGMTTGRPVWIAASTHPGEDELVLAAHLAIKPYLPKLLTIIAPRHPQRGPEIEALAQANDVAVSRRAAGENPERDIDLYVADTVNELGLFYRLSQVAFLGGSLVEGIGGHNPIEPAKLGCALTHGPYVHNNAEIFAAFDQDGGSRPVADAQALAGVVHRWLSDPASARQAARAAAQTASQLGGALNRTLQAIEPLLMRAALGQRETTP, from the coding sequence ATGAGCGGCAAGGGCGCGTTTCTGCGGAGCTATCGCTATGCGACCGCGCTGCTCGAGCCGGCGGCGGCGGGGCTCTTGCTGCTGCGCCGGCGCCGCGGCAAGGAGGACCCCGAGCGCGTCTCCGAACGGCGCGGATATCCGGGCGTCAAACGGCCAAACAAGCCGCTGGTCTGGCTGCACGGCGCCAGCGTCGGCGAGACGGTGACGCTGCTCCCGCTGATCGCGAAGCTGCAGAAGCGCGGGCTGGCCGTGCTCGTCACCTCCGGCACCGTGACCTCCGCCAAGCTTCTGGCGGCGCGGCTTCCGGCCGGCGTCATCCACCAATACCTGCCGCTCGACGTGCCGCGCTACATGCGCCGTTTCATGGACCACTGGCAGCCGGAGCTCTGCCTGATCTGCGAATCCGAGATCTGGCCGAATCTACTGATCGAGGCGCATCGCCGCTCGATCCCGGTGGTGATGGTCAACGGGCGGATGTCCGAGCGCTCCTTCGCGCGCTGGTACAAGATGCCGAAGACGTCGCGCTTCCTGCTCTCCTGCTTCGAAGCCTGCCTCGCGCAGTCGCAGGGCGATGCCGAGCGGCTCGCCCAGCTCGGCGCGCCGCGCGTCAGCGTCGCCGGCAATCTCAAATTCGATGTACCAGCTCCTCCGGCCGATCCCGGCATGCTCGCCATCCTCGACGGCATGACGACGGGCCGCCCGGTCTGGATCGCCGCGAGCACGCATCCGGGGGAGGACGAGCTGGTGCTCGCCGCCCATCTCGCCATCAAGCCCTATCTGCCGAAGCTCCTGACCATCATCGCGCCGCGCCATCCGCAGCGCGGCCCCGAGATCGAGGCGCTGGCGCAGGCCAACGACGTCGCGGTCTCGCGCCGTGCCGCAGGCGAGAACCCGGAGCGCGACATCGACCTCTACGTCGCCGACACCGTCAACGAACTCGGGCTGTTCTACCGGCTTTCGCAGGTCGCCTTCCTCGGCGGATCGCTCGTCGAGGGCATCGGCGGACATAATCCGATCGAACCGGCCAAGCTCGGCTGCGCCCTGACGCACGGCCCCTATGTCCACAACAACGCCGAGATCTTCGCGGCCTTCGATCAGGACGGCGGCTCGCGCCCCGTTGCCGATGCGCAGGCGCTTGCCGGCGTGGTGCATCGCTGGCTCAGCGACCCGGCGAGCGCGCGGCAGGCCGCGCGAGCGGCAGCCCAGACCGCCAGCCAGCTCGGCGGCGCTCTCAACCGCACGCTCCAGGCCATCGAACCCTTGCTGATGCGCGCGGCGCTAGGGCAGCGCGAGACCACGCCCTGA